From the Nitrospira sp. genome, the window GCCCGTAACCGAGACGGCAAAGTTTGCTGTCCTCCTCTTGGAAGAAAAGCGAATGGACGAGCAGAAATCTTGGCACCTGCAAGACTACTGTAGCGTGGGCATGACGCCCATCGTTACGCCACTCGAAAATGAATTCGCGCAATCTAAACGGCCCCTGGCTGCTGCGCAGGCTGCGAGCGCCGCCGCCTCTCCAACTACTCGCGCGGAGCCAGAAATCAAGGAGGAAGATATCATTGGTCAGGGACGCGCCAAGGCTGCCTTGCACGAGATCATAGCGTTCGCAGCTGTCAACGAAGAACGTCGCCGTCGAGGTCTCAGCGTGCCACGATTGACGCTGCATGCGGCCTTCATGGGCAGTCCTGGTACTGGCAAAACAACCTTCGCACGCTTTTATGCACAGCAGATCCGAGCGCTGGGGTTGCTCCAATGTGGCCACCTTATTGAGGTCTCGCGTTCCGATCTCGTAGCAGAGTATATGGGGCAGACAGCTGTGAAGACTGCGAAAGCTATTGAGTCTGCGCTTGGCGGCGTGCTCTTTATCGACGAGGCGTATGCTCTCAAACAGCACAAGGAGGACGGGTACGGAGACGAGTGTATCGATACACTCGTCAAGAAGATGGAAGATCATAGGGACGAGCTGGTTATAATCTTCGCCGGCTACAGTGCAGAGATGCGGGAATTCCTTCGGCAGAACACGGGGCTTGAGAGCCGTGTTCCAAACGTGATTGAATTCGAAGACTTTGATGACACCGATCTCGGAATGATCCTTGACTCGTTCTGCAAGCGGGAAAGAGTCTCGCTTCCGACAGAATTGCGTGATCACGTCGTGGAGCAAATTGCAGCGCGGCGGCATGGACGCACATTCGGTAACGCGCGCGACGTGCGCAACATTTTTGAACGAGCCCTGGCGAGGCAGGCCGTTCGCCTCGGCGAGAGAGATCTCAAAGCGGTCACAGGTGAGGAACTCTCGCGGTTTGAGCTTTCCGACTTCAAACCCGACTCCGAAGACAATGCATCTAAGCCGCATGAGCGAATTATTGCCAGCGGCAGTGCCTTGGAGCAACTGCTCGGCCTTGTGGGGCTTGCGAACATAAAGCGTGATGTGCGTGAAACGACAGCACTAATTCGCGTCGAGCGTGTGCGACACCGCGGTCGCGGACTGTCTGCATTCGGCCTACATCGCTTGTACGCCGGAGCGCCCGGTACAGGAAAGAGAACGGTTGCACGTCTTTTCGCCGTATTCCTGCGCGAAAGTGGCCTTCTAGCACGTGGCCATATCATCGAGGTCTCTCGCGCGGATTTG encodes:
- a CDS encoding AAA family ATPase encodes the protein MKQLAMEGNRAFSLGLNNVNFRVERISNNRIGGASGTLMVKLWALQSPFEGGKLNGYIVGVRKLQPLNGGDSIRDLNVTVTAETIPNGYYYPILTLEERDSDSPNGWYIMDLHAFDKPAFFGKRLIAKGMRLQSSSAVEVSLSEISNQTREATGLLRVSVWATSEPYSGGAITGFRLGSEELGTLAGGKSYRDLAWRLDRTPVTETAKFAVLLLEEKRMDEQKSWHLQDYCSVGMTPIVTPLENEFAQSKRPLAAAQAASAAASPTTRAEPEIKEEDIIGQGRAKAALHEIIAFAAVNEERRRRGLSVPRLTLHAAFMGSPGTGKTTFARFYAQQIRALGLLQCGHLIEVSRSDLVAEYMGQTAVKTAKAIESALGGVLFIDEAYALKQHKEDGYGDECIDTLVKKMEDHRDELVIIFAGYSAEMREFLRQNTGLESRVPNVIEFEDFDDTDLGMILDSFCKRERVSLPTELRDHVVEQIAARRHGRTFGNARDVRNIFERALARQAVRLGERDLKAVTGEELSRFELSDFKPDSEDNASKPHERIIASGSALEQLLGLVGLANIKRDVRETTALIRVERVRHRGRGLSAFGLHRLYAGAPGTGKRTVARLFAVFLRESGLLARGHIIEVSRADLIAGYVGQTSLKTRERVEEAMGGVLYVDDAPSLWRHKEKYDIDAIEAIIDAAEAHRDKVVVILAGDIIELNGMFEQDPRLRRVFPTPVEFNSPSTDELLEIGCQMAAASGDRLDALARSELRTQIDVARAGIVRFANGNAVRDLLERAYKRRALRLEKLGDLSSLTPSLLHALEREDFVSSRDT